A region from the Salvia splendens isolate huo1 chromosome 15, SspV2, whole genome shotgun sequence genome encodes:
- the LOC121767240 gene encoding ribose-phosphate pyrophosphokinase 1-like → MASLLLPPPTSSSAVSSLFSRSSFPTPTARFTPARCELTGPVNGKPYVPVLNDQILPKYLQSRRLETALNTNTTNNRIKIFSGTGNFALSQEIASYMGLNLGNIHIKRFADGEIYVQLQESVRGCDVYLVQPTCPPANENLMELLIMIDACRRASAKNITAVIPYFGYARADRKTQGRESIAAKLVANLITEAGADRVLACDIHSGQSMGYFDIPVDHVYCQPVILDYLASKKISSGDLVVVSPDVGGVARARAFAKKLSDAPLAIVDKRRQGHNVAEVMNLIGDVKGKVAVMVDDMIDTAGTIAKGAELLHEVGAREVYACSTHAVFSAPAIERLSSGLFQEVIITNTLPVSEKNYFPQLTVLSVANLLGETIWRVHDDCSVSSIFQ, encoded by the exons ATGGCGTCTCTGCTCTTGCCACCCCCAACCTCTTCTTCCGCtgtttcttctcttttctcGCGCTCCTCCTTCCCTACTCCCACCGCACGCTTCACTCCCGCC AGATGTGAGTTGACAGGGCCGGTGAACGGTAAGCCTTATGTTCCTGTTCTCAACGATCAGATATTGCCCAAGTACCTGCAATCGAGACGATTGGAGACTGCGTTGAAcacaaatactactaataacaGGATCAAGATATTCTCCGGTACTGGCAATTTCGCCCTATCTCAG GAAATTGCTAGCTATATGGGCCTCAACCTTGGAAATATCCACATTAAGCGATTTGCAGATGGAGAGATTTATGTTCAGTTGCAAGAGAGTGTCCGTGGCTGTGATGTGTACCTGGTCCAGCCAACCTGTCCTCCAGCTAATGAAAATCTTATGGAGCTTCTGATAATGATAGATGCTTGCCGAAGAGCTTCAGCCAAAAATATCACTGCAGTCATCCCATACTTTGGATATGCTCGAGCGGATAGAAAG ACCCAAGGACGTGAATCTATTGCTGCCAAATTAGTAGCCAATCTTATCACAGAAGCGGGTGCAGATCGTGTTCTTGCCTGTGATATCCACTCTGGGCAGTCCATGGGTTACTTTGATATTCCTGTGGACCACGTATACTGCCAg CCTGTCATCCTTGATTATCTTGCCAGCAAGAAGATATCCTCTGGTGACTTGGTAGTAGTCTCACCTGATGTTGGAGGAGTTGCACGAGCAAGAGCTTTTGCCAAGAAATTATCTGATGCACCTTTGGCCATTGTGGACAAAAGGCGTCAGGGGCATAATGTTGCTGAG GTAATGAATCTGATAGGTGATGTTAAAGGAAAAGTTGCAGTGATGGTAGATGACATGATAGATACAGCAG GAACTATTGCCAAAGGTGCAGAGTTGCTGCATGAGGTAGGTGCTCGGGAAGTCTATGCATGCAGCACTCATGCTGTTTTCAG CGCCCCTGCAATCGAGAGGTTGTCGAGTGGTCTGTTCCAAGAGGTTATTATCACAAATACCCTTCCAGTGTCGGAGAAAAACTATTTCCCTCAGTTGACAGTTCTTTCAGTTGCTAACCTCTTGGGTGAAACAATATGGCGAGTTCATGACGATTGTTCCGTGAGTAGCATTTTCCAGTGA
- the LOC121766720 gene encoding uncharacterized protein LOC121766720 gives MEMDQDMEQQMEQQMEQENIQDAELEPGPRQGLKLSSQMKNHIVQFLQQQCQAGALPHGSFQEAANRFKVHRITVSRLWGIAKQQMSDGQPVIMRGRASGYKKKTGTVHFDDEKFKQLSFLERSCYRKLACKMGVSKTTVGRWAKSHLIRPHTNAIKPALTEANKISRMRWCLTHIQPALDEGKLLYHAMHNTVHIDEKWFYMTKASDRYYLLPDEDEPYRSCKSKRFITKVMFMCDVSRPQFGTDGQTIFDGKIGIFPFTEQVPAKRKSKNRPRGTLETKPIPSVNKEAMRECLLNQIIPAIKAKWPANASKDIYIQQDNAKPHLRSFDSQFDELASSDGFKFHLISQPANSPDTNVLDLGFFRAIQSLQDDKVATNIDELLGNVWSSFEELTPQTLNNVFLTLQSCLSKILEVHGGNNYKIPHLNKERLRRTVGLPTSLEVGENLVKESLEYLLLPQNDVGASYDIGHLMNVLQL, from the exons ATGGAAATGGATCAAGATATGGAGCAACAGATGGAGCAACAGATGGAGCAGGAGAATATTCAGGATGCAGAACTGGAGCCAGGGCCGAGACAAGGCCTGAAGTTGAGCAGCCAAATGAAGAACCATATTGTACAGTTCCTACAACAGCAATGCCAAGCTGGAGCACTGCCACATGGTTCATTTCAAGAGGCAGCCAATAGATTCAAAGTGCACAGAATTACAGTGAGCCGATTATGGGGGATAGCCAAGCAGCAAATGTCAGATGGGCAGCCTGTTATCATGAGGGGCAGAGCATCAGGATATAAAAAGAAAACAGGTACAGTACATTTTGATGATGAAAAGTTCAAACAATTGTCTTTTCTTGAGAGATCTTGCTATAGAAAGCTTGCATGTAAAATGGGTGTTAGCAAGACAACAGTTGGTAGATGGGCAAAGAGTCACCTGATAAGGCCACATACAAATGCCATAAAACCAGCACTCACTGAAGCAAACAAAATCAGTAGAATGAGATGGTGTCTTACTCATATTCAGCCAGCTTTGGATGAAGGAAAGCTTCTTTATCATGCTATGCACAATACAGTTCATATTGATGAGAAATGGTTTTACATGACAAAAGCTTCAGACAGATACTACCTGTTGCCGGATGAGGATGAGCCTTACAGGTCTTGCAAGTCAAAAAGATTTATCACAAAGGTGATGTTCATGTGTGATGTAAGTAGGCCACAGTTTGGCACAGATGGTCAGACCATCTTTGATGGTAAAATAGGCATATTCCCATTCACAGAACAAGTTCCAGCCAAAAGGAAGTCCAAGAATAGGCCAAGAGGGACATTAGAGACTAAACCTATACCATCAGTTAACAAGGAAGCAATGAGAGAATGTCTCTTGAATCAG ATTATTCCAGCAATCAAGGCAAAGTGGCCAGCCAATGCAAGCAAGGATATCTATATCCAACAAGATAATGCCAAACCTCACCTAAGATCTTTTGACTCACAATTTGATGAGCTTGCAAGTTCAGATGGATTTAAGTTCCATCTAATCAGCCAACCAGCTAACTCCCCAGACACCAATGTATTGGACCTAGGCTTTTTTAGGGCCATTCAATCACTACAAGATGATAAAGTAGCAACCAACATAGATGAATTACTGGGTAATGTCTGGAGTTCTTTTGAGGAACTCACACCACAAACTCTGAACAATGTTTTTTTAACATTGCAAAGCTGCCTCAGTAAGATCCTTGAAGTGCATGGAGGCAACAACTACAAAATACCCCACTTGAACAAGGAAAGGCTGAGAAGAACAGTGGGGCTTCCTACATCCCTAGAAGTTGGGGAGAATTTGGTCAAAGAGAGCTTGGAGTATCTGCTACTACCTCAGAATGATGTGGGTGCCTCATATGACATAGGGCATTTAATGAATGTTTTACAGCTCTAA